The genomic window actaaagatcttcccagctttaaaaaaataataatgcctcccaccgctgcgccctgtgagattcgaactcatgcactgcctcgcgcgtagcttaccaccccacctacacaacgcATCTAACAttggatgggatgctttccttttgaactaacccatcgggggacctttagtcccggttggtgttaccaaccaggactaaagggtctacctttagtctgggttggtattaccaaccgggacaaaaggtcccctgccactgtgccgagcgcagtagccgttgggcagggacttttagtcccggttggagacaccaaccgggactaaaggcctctctagtcccgggggcaaaaaaaaaatgccgaggctaatgccaaattgggacatcgttctaaagtctgttctctagtagtgggcCATGTTCTTGCAGTTCTActttagcagtacttttcagcgaacgaacagtgttttcctctcacaacaaatcagcataagccaaatttcaacgaaacgaacatggactatgtctagatacatagcaaaatggatgaaccaaaaacgTCAAAGCGActtgtaatttggaacggagggagtagaaatCAAGAACATTTTTTCCATTACTTGTACTCAAAATGTATCTATTTAATTCTTACATTTGTGATGGATTATCTATTTTGTTTCTTAATTAATCAATGAGAAAATTTAAAAGAACTATTTTCCTTTAATTTACTTAGAGTTTAAGCTATTAAATCATCTATATTTTCATGGGCACTATTTTCCTTTAATTTACTTAGAGTTTAAGCTATCAAATCATCTATATTTTCATGGGCTATTTCTTCTTTACATAATTTGGCTTCCCGATCCTGTAAGAATTTGGGATACTAATATTTCGCCACACGCCATCTCGTCTGACGACTGATGAGTGATGAACCCAAAATGATGCACGTTCGCAACTTGGATCCTTTGCAAATAAAATGCTAGTGTGTACTGTGGGGCGAGGCAACAATCAAATTGCGTTGCCACGTATGTTCTGCTGATAGGCCGAAGGCCGGGATGAATCTGGACTGGACCAGGTCGTAAGCGGCGGCTAATTTTGTAATATGAAGCTAGGTGTTTGGAAATTTTTTAAAATCGATCCGCACACCCGCCGGGTCTGTCTGGATTGTGAAAGTATATATCCCCCTTTCCAATCGCTTTTGATGATCCTCCACATGCGTAGCGTAGCCCCGCCGCACTCGCACGGAAATTAACAGGGTAAACCGTATAAAAACTGGGTCCGTTGCAGTGCAGCTGGCTAGGGCCGTTCGTTCGTTCAAAGACCCGCGTTTTCTCCGTCAACGAAACGCGGGTAAGATGGCACGACACGAACACGATCGATCGTGATGTCCCAATCATCTGACATGCATTCCCCTACCGCCTCGCATAGCATGTTGACCGCTCGCCCTCCGCTCcgctgtgtatatatatatatatataggcccaACTCTTGAAGCGAAGCAATCACGCACACTGTCGTCGATTGACACTTTCAGCTGCTTGCCCTACCCCTACCCGTCAAAAGATCCCAGCGCGGCGCTCCTCTGATCGGTCTCCGTTGTGCGTCGCCCCTGCGGCATGATCTGGAAGCGGAAGACCTCTGGGCGAGGCGGCAGCTGCAGTGGCAGGGACGAGATGCGGGAGCGGCTGATCCCGGCCGCCGCGGGCGGCGGCTGCGCGGCGGGGTGCGTGGCGGTGCTGGTGGGCGGGGGCGAGGAGCCGGAGCGGGTGGTCGTGGACGTGCGCGCGCTGGCGCAGCCCTGCGTGCGGGCGCTGCTGGAGGCTGCGCAGCGGGAGTTCGGCTTCGACCAGAAGGGCGTGCTCCGGATCCCCTGCGCCGCCGCCGAGTTCCGCCGGGCCGTCGCCGCCGGAGGCCACCGGTGCAGACGGTAGGGAGCTAGAAAACGATCGAGCGCGCgcctggtggtgctggtggtgagTCGATCGATCGTGTACATACATGTGTACAAAGGTGCATGCATGGAGTTGTTCATACTTCATAGCATGTTCAGTTCCTCATGCTTAACATAGCGTAGAACAGGATGTATACATGCTGAGTTTGCAGTTGTTGAATTTTGAGAAGAGGTCCAGTTTTGGTTTTGAAAAGATGCAAGTGCTGCTCGAGTTGGGAGTAGTTTATACCAATgataataataagttttttttagcATAACCGGAGC from Miscanthus floridulus cultivar M001 chromosome 11, ASM1932011v1, whole genome shotgun sequence includes these protein-coding regions:
- the LOC136490931 gene encoding auxin-responsive protein SAUR32-like, yielding MIWKRKTSGRGGSCSGRDEMRERLIPAAAGGGCAAGCVAVLVGGGEEPERVVVDVRALAQPCVRALLEAAQREFGFDQKGVLRIPCAAAEFRRAVAAGGHRCRR